From Tissierellales bacterium, one genomic window encodes:
- a CDS encoding nitrilase-related carbon-nitrogen hydrolase, which translates to AYDNHVYILAPNAVGADAAGNHFFGSSMIVNPIGQTIGLARGGDDIISARLNPDPIKYIGYGTKIPMIFDHLEDRNTEAYKGILTEGKSSFEPSIRIPYKK; encoded by the coding sequence GGGCTTATGATAATCATGTATATATTTTAGCACCAAATGCAGTAGGCGCCGATGCTGCTGGAAACCATTTCTTTGGTTCTAGTATGATAGTTAATCCAATAGGCCAAACTATTGGATTAGCAAGAGGTGGAGATGATATTATATCAGCCAGACTTAATCCAGATCCTATTAAATATATTGGGTATGGAACTAAGATTCCAATGATATTTGATCATTTAGAAGACAGAAATACAGAGGCTTATAAAGGGATATTAACTGAAGGGAAAAGTAGTTTTGAACCTTCTATAAGAATACCTTATAAAAAGTGA